ATTGTACACTTAACTAACAGTATCAAAATTGTAATGTTGGGTTAATGTAATTGTTGAAATGTAATGTAATCTGCAAGTTTAAATGGCAATATCAGAATGGATACATAAAGATGCAGAATTGATATTGATACTGAAAAGAGAATGGATACATAAAGATGCTTGAATTACAAGGCCATAAAGGTCCACACTTAACCAAGCTTTAAATTGTCTACATTTAAACTGGAACAATAAAGGTCTACACTTAACTAATAGTATCAAAATAAAGTGCAGAGTTACAAGGTCATACAAGGCCATACCAAAATATCAATAATCATAGGCCATACTAGTTTGGCTTCCCAAGTacatagaaaaaaaatacaaaatgcaGAAACAACAAAGCACTTTCCCATTCAGCTTGTGCTCTCTTGTGTTCCTAGTCCAGCTCTTGATCTCTTTCTTCCCCTTCTAGCTACACCAGCTGGTGGTAATGAAGCTGTAATTGTGCTACCTTGAGAGTGTGGTTGTGATGCATTTGGCTGACTTCCATTAGCTTGAGATTGTGGTTGTGATGCATTTGGCTGACTTCCATTAGCTTGAGATTGTGGTTGTGATGCATTTGCCTGACTTCCATTAGCTTGAGCTGTCATTGGCTGAGAAGCAGTAGGCTCACTTGCTTTAGTCTTCCTCTTTCCTTTTGCAGCAGGCTTGTATGTAGGCTTTAGAGGTGCATCAGCAGTCCTTGCACTTCTTGTTCTAGGTTTTGGGTGAGTCTTCTTTGAGTTTTGCTGCAAGTGTGACATATGGTAATTAATGACAAGTATTACCTTGTTAAGTGGATTACATAGAAACTTCAGACATTAATTCTCAAAGTTAAGTGGATTACCTTGTTCCCCCCTTTCTCTATTTCCCTATCCGCACCAGTTTTCCCTCCACAAGTTCTTATATTGTGACCCCACTTTCCACACCTACTGCACTTAACCTTGGTCTGATTCCTTGCAAGCTTGTAGGGATTCCTGGGctcatcattctttttgtttctttgaGTCTTAGGTCTTCCAGGTGCCCTTCTCACATATGGTGGATTTAGTGGTGGCAGATCACTGACAGGCCAGAGCATGGGACCATTGTTTGGTTCAATTATATATGCATAAGTGGACAGAAAAGTATCTCTCCtacaaaacaaaacaataaaattgtGAAGTCATTATGATGGCAGCATTACCTATAGTATACCAACACAAATTAACACAAGGCTAAACCATTACCTATAGTAGTTGTCCACATATTCTTCAGGGTGAGTACGGTTATGCCACATGCAAGGAATAGCATGGCAGCATGGGATACCTGTCAAATCCCATCTCCTACATGCACAATGATTTTTGGCCAGCTCCACACGATACTTGTTAGTCCCATCTGTaacctcaaattttgaattaaGGGTATCACCATTCCAATGTGGTGCCCAGTTTTGTGCTGCTAACTTGTGAGCCTCCAATTTCTCCTGAATCATGGGGCATATGTTTCCCTTGTACCTCAACATTAAGTCCCTCTGCTTCACAATCCGAGAGCTGATGTAGTGCTTTAGGCCTTCAATGAGTGATATGATGGGTTTATCCCTGTGTTCCAGAATTGCCATGTTGAAAGCTTCGCACATGTTGTTCACTTGCAGGTCACACAAAGAATGAGTACTAAAATGTGCTTTTGCCCACTGCTTAAGAGGTATCTCACATAGATCCTTCCATGCTTCTTCATTCATCTCCTTAAGCTTTTGCATTGCCCTGTCAAATTGAGGCACAGTGCATGATCTAGCAGCTGACCATAGTGCATTTTTCATTTCCTCTCCTAGATACTTCTTTCTCCAGTTTCCATAAACATGCCTAACACATACTCTATGGTCCACATCTTCACTCAATGCTGCTAAGGTGGGAACCAAGCCCTGAAATATCAAAGAACATAGTCAAATACAATACAAACATAGTCATATATAATAGAAGCCTAGGGAAAACAGACCTTCTGTTGATCTGAAATAAATGACCACCTCCTTGATTGTATTGTGTTCAGATCATCCAGTAATAGGGACACAAACCATTCCCATGAATCTCTAGTCTCAGCCTCAACAACAGCAAAGGCAATTGTGAACATCTGGTTGTTCCCATCCTTACCAACAGCAGTAAGCAGCTGTCCACCATAAACACCCTTCAAGAAACAGCCATCCAATCCAATGAGTGGTCTGCAGTGTCTTGCAAAAGCCATTCTGCAAGCAGCAAAGCACACATAAATTCTCTGGAACACAGGGCCATCCGCTCCCATCTCACTTTTGATAATCACAGTGCTGTTTGGGTTGCTCCTCAATAGCTCATTAGCATAACTCCTTAGATGTTTATATTGTTCCTGCTCTGCCCCATCAATCATCTTTTTGGCTGCTGTCCTAATTCTTGATGCTTGAAATCTATTCAGCACTACTCCCCACCTAAGCTGGCCTTCAGCAACCACAGAATTGCACTTCATTCCAGGGTTATGCCTTATTGTTTGCATCAATTTCTTGGCAAGTAGCTTAGGCCTGGCATGGCGATTCTTGGAGGTCCTATAGCATAAGTGCTCATCAACCAGTGAGACAATCTGCCAGAAATTGTTCTGCTCATACTTGGAAAGCCTGCAATAAAATGGACACTCACCCTCGCATTTAATGACAACCCTTTTGCTATCACTCTTCTCTAAAATTACATTCTTCCTCCTTTGAAGAGCATACTCTTTAATAGCTGTTTTAAAGAGTTTGGAAGTAGTAAATTTCTGCAACAAAAGACAAGTTAGAAAATGTTCTTTTGTAAAAATGTACTTAAAACAGCAAAGAAATGTTCTTAAAATAGTAAATGTCAAAGAAGAATAATACCTGCCCAACTACAAACTTAACCTCTGCACCATCTGGAGGGAGTTTGAAAATTGGGAACTTTTTCCTTTGCTGACCAATTTCATCATCACTGTCAGGTGGTGTTTCCAAGTCATCAGAAGCTCCATCCTCATTTGCAAATTCATCCAAACAAGCTGGATTTTTATCCTTGGTAGCAACTTGGTCTTCATCTACTGAACCAAAGGTTGGAAGGACTTTGGACCACTCCCACTTCTCATCAAAGTCACTGTCATCTAAACTGATCTCACTATCATCTTTTCCATCAAGTCCCTCACCAGCTACCTGACAATCCTCATTAAGAATCTCATGTTGTCCTTCATCAAGTCCCTCACCAGCTACCTGACAATCCTCATTAAGAATCTCATGTTGTCCTTCATCAAGTCCCTCACCAGCTACATCACAATCCTCATTAAGAATCTCATGTTGTCCTTCATTAACTGCCTCACCAACTACCTCACAATCCTCATTAACAATCTCATTTTGTCCTTCATTAACTCCCTCACCAACTACCTCACAATCCTCATAAACAATCTCATTTTGTCCCTCACCAGAACCACCCTGGCCATCATTAAGTCCCTCAACAGAACCCTCACCAACAGAACCCTCACCATTCTCCTTAACTCCCTCACCCTGACCAGCTTGTGTGTATTCAAGGAACTGAAAGTCATCTACAAGTTCTGGTACTTCCTCTACTAAATGCTCAACATAAAAGTCAACTTCACTATGTCCCTTTACATCATTCAGAAAAGCCACCACATCTCCATCATCCCTAAATGGCTTACAACCACTAGAAAGTCCAAAATCAGGGTGTCTATACCATATATTAAATGAGACATACCCCAACCTTTTTACAACTTTGCCTAAATCAATGGAATTTATCTCATCTACATCCCATTTGTCAACAGTAAAACATATACCATTTAAATAATCCAGACTAGGTTCTGACACAAACTTGCCACTATGCCAGACATGGACATTTACTAAATTTCTAGCAATGGGCCTACAAATAATGTAAACAATGTCAAGATTACATTCAATATCCCAATAAATTAAGCACCACAACTAGATAAAACCAGATAAAGACATCACTACCACATAGAGACAAACTAAAGTGATAAAGAAATTGACAAAGAATCTTGAAAAGGTACCTACCTAAACTTGAAATTGTCTGGAAATTTCTCCCCCCACCAAGAGGTAGGGTCATATGTTGGCTTTTCGCATGTGCCATGCTCAGGGACCACATGCTTCCCCTTCTTCTGCCTCGGGCTCCCCCTTCCTTTACCTCCTCGACATCCACGATTTGAAGACCCACCAGCCATGTGAGAATGTCGAATTCAACCAAGTTTTGGGACGGCTCTTTCTCCCTCAGCTCCACGAATTGCCTTCTCACTGCTCTTTCTCCCTCACTCTTTCAACCTGTCTCTCTCGTCGATGAACACGATGATGGGTTGCTAATTAGGGATTTGaaccctaaatccccaaatcGGGTTTACAAACCGGGCCCCAaatcaatttgtttttttttttagttttcattgTTTTAATCCACGTGgctttattaaaaataaaaaaaaattccacgtcagcttCTCCGTTAGTGAATTAACGTCAGGCTAACAGAAGGGTAACCGGTGGACCTTTTAATAACATGGAGGGTAGTTTCAATGACAAAAATAGTGTGGGGGTATATTTTGCACAAaactgaaacatcaggggcaaaaactgctttttagcctaaaaaataattactaaaaaaaattttaatgcatatacattatcatacattaatttatgaaaataattttactgaattaaatttcaaaaaatcatTCATTCTGTCTGTTgagtccacgtcccatctatctccaaatcatatttctcaccacaaaccgtcaccaccaagcctttactccctttaacacggcggTCACCGTCCCAGAATATGAAACTCCATGACACCActatgcctcaaagttttgttgcgaccttaACCCCAGAACGTGGCACATCCCctaagccacttgttcaactacttcttgtgaacttcacccctttaagttgtgagcgaacgctctgttggtttaagatgttgttggattttgttaaaaacggtgctccaccgtATCGTTGGGTTTAATAACCTCCGATCTACttcatatttattaattttgtttctctattttcttcactcatttgtGTCGCTTTTTGGGCctacaatccaattttgaaaattggagatttggaggtataaagagattattttaattaaaattgaattattaccgaatatgaaaacacaagcacgTTTCACTATCTTCgaaatatggtttgtaaaccggtcAGGTGTGCTATTGTAGAATTTTCATTGTaaatttacggaggaagaacgagattgagagaatgaggaggactgtgatgttttcatgtttaaatttattggattatattgaaaatattttttgaaattattgattaacaatttaaataataactaattattaatgaagaatatttttcgtcactaaatttgcctctatataaaatggggtgggttgtagattttatataaaaatggggtggagtgtaattctagcaaaccttgagggggtgagtgtaATTTACTCAAAAATGACAATAACGTTTCTATTTATAGGGGATATGAAtaaatttacttttattttccattcattTTTTCCAATTAAGATCTTCTCTCACTATCTCACATTTTCACCATTACCGCTACACTCTCATTATGACATTTCAcatttctttatcttttttattttttttttacatttgaaaAAACCTTGATCTTTTCGTTTAAACAAGAAAttataatgaaaaatatgaggaacataaaagagagaaaagaaacctTTCTTTGAACCTCTCACAACGTTTACATATAAACAATTAAACATGCATGCATGGAGCAACTTTTACACTAATATGAAAAGTCTACCATTAGTATAAaactataaataattaattctaGTATTCTGTACTTAATTTTCCTCTTCCTAATTTCATAGATTGTCAACTGTTTGATTTCACTTTCATCTCAACTTGACTTGATGTTTGATAactgatttttttaatttgtaccTTCCTGCAAATGGGCAAGTGTATAGGAAAAGAATTTGAAGGCCATTTACCTGGTCAAAGAGTACTACATTGAAAGTGTTGTACTTAAGTGATTTTGTCTGCGTCTAGATTCATCTTGTCATAAAACGCATTTATATATGTTCACTTTAACATCATGCTGCATTTCCCACTCGTCCTACCCCATGCACCCACCCCACTAGTTATTCATCTCTTCTTACATGAACACACTAGTGACACTACCGCAGTTCGATATAAGCGGTATATATGAAAGAACCTATTTACCACTCGATCCCTCCACTTACTAACATCTAACTAGACTTAGGTGATCAATTTCGCATGTAGTCAAAATGGATAATTAATAAATGTCCCTCTTGCAAGTCAACCTGTGCCTCTTGACTTTGATACAAGCACCTATTTATCACTTCCGCCATTtcaaaatggttgttgtttaAAAGATTATTTATTGATATAAAATTTGACTGTAATACCCTATTTGAAGTTGAATTATATTAAAAAGAGTGAatgataattttatattaaGTGGTTGGTGAAAATTGTGATATATGAAAATTGAAAGTATGGATgaaagatataatattaaataagggtgtatATGAAAGAAAATGTAATAAATAGTTTTGAATTATtaaaacaacaaccattttaGAATGAATAAAGTATTTAGGCggcttttttttggtacataggaAAATTAAAAGCGACACTACAATGCAACTAAATCCTTGTGAAGAAGGGGCAACACTTCTGCAGGAGGAGAAACTAAATCAACAACAGGGGTATTGTAACCGCACTCCTATTCCAGCAGGGTAATCTGTTGGTGCATTGCCTTCACGGGGAACATAGCCTATCTTGATCTCCCAATTTTTAAAGAGAAGAAGATAAATATTCATTAGTAAGCTGCCATAACAATGGAATTCAACTCCACGTTTTTCAATCGCACAAACAACTTAAAGATAATCCATCCCACAAATGATCTTCCTCCAATTCTTTCGCCAAAGAACCGCAGACTCATCGCCAACGCTTGCAGCTCCGCGTACAAAGTGTCAATTTTCCAAAGTTATCCTCCACTCATTAttcttaatttctatgcatCATTAATGTTATGAgaagtgaaaagagaaagaaagttcaATTAAATAAAGGCATTTTtgtacaaaaataattaatgcacaACAAATTTCAAgttagttcttataaaaaggactaAGGTGTACCTTTCATTTGGTTATTATAATAAGGAGTGAAggtgttaggaaataacacagctgaagaagtaaaataaaccaggagcgcaattaacaacacaagaatataacgtggaaactctaaaaccggagaaaaaaccacggacgttgtcaaaaccgacaaccagagaataaataCTATGTGATgagaattgttacaacacatagacttcactctcaaccacccatcaccccagtacacccacactctccaaagtaaatatttgaactacatctcacaatgctctaaaacaagagcataagagaaaaaagaaaacacaaatataaacttaaagtgttttcaggtgctacatctttggtgttttggtgtgttcAAACAAGGAGCTTGAGGTAGTCTTGAACCatcccacccctcactaatctaagcgatgtgggacttctccaagatgtataacttgatctttttttctcattcattagcaatatgagacttagattgcaaTTAACCCcaacattgcaatcaaccccaacagaaaggATTATTGTATTAAGGAAGAGTGGGAGTATTATTATGTCTACTTTCTCTTTCAAAACTTACCTGCCCAACTCCCAACACTGGCCCTTAGATTTTTCCTCCTCTTGCATTTTCCAATTTAACTTTCTCGGGAAAGTGATGGTGATGAATTAAAGATCATTTTAAGGGAATTGACAATAACTTATCTATTTATTGCGGGGGAtatggaaaaatcacttttatataattttcattCATTTCTCCCGATTAAAATTTCCTTTCATTATCTTTTACTACTGTTCCTATATACCTGTCAAGATAGATAAGAAATACAAATATtaaaggcttaatcctcaaattagtccctgtctttgtgtcgtcgtctgaaccaggttcctgaccggaaaaatttgtggcatCAATCCCTCTTGTTAAAAAATGtttggagccagtcctcgccggagctcggagctccggcgagggatgaaGTGGCATGCTGACTGTTTAAATAAAGGTGACGTGgcacttaaaaaaataaaaaataataaaaaaaataatataacttaATATAATAAACACATAATTAACCTAATTAAACTTAATCTGATCCTAATTCCCCCAAACTTATCCTAATTCTCTCCCCCAAATTAACCCAATTCCCAATTGCCTCAattgaaattagggttcatctgttcttcctcttcttctcctctcctgatgatcttcttctcctctcctctcactTCTCCCACCACATcccaatcttcatcttcttcttctcctcctctcctctcactTCTCCCACCACGTCCCAATCTTCTGCCCATAACATTATTGCCCACTTCTTCCTTCTCTATAaaaagaaacactcggaagttCTTCACCATCCCATTCCGCCATGGATTCAAGCTCTGGTGATGAAGTATCCGTCGATTTCTCCCCCCGTGCCAAAATCCACAAAGACGGTCGCTTAGAGAGACTCATAGGTTTGCTTGGCTTGTTTCTTCCGCTCTTCCTGGTCCGATCATCAACATCCTCCCTTTCCTCTTCGATATTCTTATGGTTTCAGGGGTGGAGGGAGGAGGAAGCAAGCAAGCCAGATcgaaaagaagaagaggaagctttGTTTCATACCCATAGCAAATCTGTCTTCTGCTTCTTATCTTCTCCTTCGTTCTAGATGGGATTTGTGGGCTCAATTTCTGGGTGAGGGTGGGCTTCTGTGGTTTGTTGCGGGTGAGGGTGGGgatgggggtgggggtgggtttctgTGGTGGGTTGCAGGTGAGGGTGGGGATGGGGGTGGGTTTCTGTTGCGGGTTGCAGGTGAGGgtggggtggggtgggttgcgatgggttttgggtgggggtgggtttcagGGGTGGTTTGCAGGTGATGGAGGGATGGTTCAGAAGCTTTGTTTTGGAAGAGGTGAGGGAGGGTTGCTGGTGAAACTGGAACTGGAACAAGGAAcctgaggaagaagatgagactGGAACATGAAGATCTCCCTGGTTGGTTCTGAATTGGGGATTTTGATTTGGGGTTAATTAGATTTGGGTAATTAAGTTAGGGTTAGGATTAGAAATAGTTAATTTATGTTAATTAaacccttttttatttttttattattttttaagtgCCACGTCACCTTTATTTAAACAGTCAGCATGCCACttcatccctcgccggagctcggagctccggcgaggactggctccaaacatttttgaacaagagggattgatgccacaaatttttccggtcagggacctggttcagacggcgacacaaagacagggactaatatgaggattaagcCAATATTAAatagtgcaattaattttgttaattttcatgaaaatattattggtttttcctatttcaccctttagaatgcattttatttttttatcatttattgGTCCTGCAATGACATTTcttgaaaaaatattatttaatgttttcttaaaaCTCTAAATAGACAGATgtataaaaacaatttttttcttcaaagttgacAGTTAATAAAAAACGAGGTAGtagtttttttgttacatttggAAAAACCTTTATCTTTTCGTTTAAACAAGAAATTATAATGAAAAATGTGATGATCGAATatatactaaaaataataaaagtagtttgaaagaaagagaaaagaaaccCTTCTTTGAACCTCTCACAACTTTTACATATAAACAATTAAACATGCATGGTGCAACAAATATATGAACCAGATGCGGCCTAGCTAACAAATTTGGGTTCCATTGTGGCTGTCAATTATTTCCTTAGTTTGTGCTTTGTGGGCACATGAGAAGTAGTATGCCTCTAAATTATTTCCATATTTTGCGCTTTGGTGGACACATGAGAATCTGCCAGAAGACTATAACCATTCTTTGCAGCAACATATAGAAATGCATGAATCAAAATCCACTTCCGATTTATGGTGCAGAAAACAAAAAGTGCTTATGTTTGTGGCTATTGTTACTTATTCGATCCCTTAATTCTACTGTTGGTGAATCCATGAGAATCATCCAGAGCACTGTATCTAGCATATGGATACGTGTTGCCTCTGCGTGTGCATCTTTGTGGTGTGTGTATAATGGACTCAGCTAAATGTCAAGGTGCACATCATGACTGAAAGCACCTGAACAAAGCACCCcatgagaaaaacaaaacaacataTTAGAGTTgtttaaatgacccatgatgaagtttgagttaaataactcatcatccaattacattggagataaataagttgaaaataaattaataaataaaatatagaaatttcaactcatttatctccaatgtgattggatgatgaattatttaacccaaactttatcatgggtcatttagacaaccccaacatattattgttttttttttttggaaataacAACTCATTTTATTTCATAAGTAGAACTCAAAATACAAGACAATTAGGAATCAAAGCGCATAAATCCTGATTATTgaattttgattcattcacactttaAATCGTTTTCACACTATTTTCACCTAAATTTTTTTCTCATCATTTTATATCATATTACATATTAAATCTCATATTCTAtctccttttctttttatttctcttcttcctctagTTTTTTCACCTCAAGATGAGGAGAGTTGGATTTGTCGTCCTAGCTACTTAAAACAAATTGAGTTCCCGAAGTATTTTCTCACttaaaatggggtgttacattgtattTTGCATCTCCGGGAATTTAAATCCCGAATTAATTCGgaatataaaattatgaaatatttcggaaattaAAAAACCGAAATTGTGAGTGAAAAATCTAATTCTCCAAAATGAGGTGTTAACAAAACATTGAGTCAAAGCATCCATAAATGCATTTACTTCCCCAAAACAAACTTATTGATAGACAATATACAATCATATAAATTGCACAAGTTCAGTAGGGTATATTTATAAGGCGTTGAGCCGTTGACTATTATTGACCAGATCCATGAGAGACCATTATGAACCTTAACGGtctaatggttttttttttataggcaataagaaatatattgaaatactcattttctttttcctacttgtattgggttgaagtaccccttgttcttcatttcaatatatttcttaaCGGTCTAATGGTGaactatataaaaatatttctaCAATTTTTCTCCACAATTAGagatattaataaaatattttaaatggtTCAATTAAACAGCTATaaacaaatattaaataataatttaaatggTAGATTACAAAAATGTCATTCTCCTGTCTTCCCCTACCTCTCCCTTCACTCTTCTCTCTTTTACTTCACCACCGCCACAATCACTACTAAATCCCCCACCTCCACCAATACTTTTTCAAATATTTCAAATATCTCATGATGCTGCGCGTCTCATTCAAATCATCCTAAAAACATAAGAAAATAAAGAGAGGCACCAAGTTCAAATCATAGTAGTTCGCATCTCATGTTCATCATCCACAATGCTTTTAAGTTTTAGGCATGTATTCCCCAAACGACATTAAAAACCCTAGACTTCAATTATTCACAGGGAGGCGCCAAGTTCCAATTGTTTTGTTCTGATCTGTCGACGTAGAGCATATTTGAGCGACATGTGCAGATCTAAGCATATTTAATTTGGAAGAATCCCAGTGTTATATTTTTAGATCTATTTTCaaataagcttaaaatcttTGTTGTTTTTCAAATCCCTACCTAGAAGAGAGTGATCATGGTGATTTACCAGCTTTCAGATGATTATTCTAGTGTCTACCTTATCTCTCTACCCTGTTTTGAAGTTGCAGGTGAATTTGAAGAGTCATTGATTTATAAATGGTTGTGTGCAAAATCATCTGGTTGTGTGCAAAATCCCTCTGCTTATAAATGTTGAACCACTTCATCCTGGCGAACCACCACCGCTCCATAGCCTCTTCCACGCTCCCAAACACCACCACAGTGGCCCTTTTCCCATCAACCCGCCACCCAGTTAACTCTGTCACCGAAACACCAACTGTGCCACCGTGGATTTGCCCAACTCCACCGCATAATCGCTGGAGCCAACATTTTTTGCGTCATTCAAACTGAGTCACATTTCCCGTTTCTGAAACCTCAACCAGTAAATTAAACCTAGATATGTGTCGCCATTGAGCCTAACCACTCATTCACCTCCATTTTCATCGTACCACAACCACCATGTCAAGACCCTCTCATCGTCAACGAAAGAAGATGAGATCGTGGAATTGAAGGGTagataaagagaaagagagaagataaGGAGGATGAGATGTAGAAATCGTGGTCGACGAACGAAGAGTGATAAGGTTCTTCTCGTCGAGGCTTATTGACAACAGGGAGAGCAACATCTGAAGATTGTGACCAGAGA
This is a stretch of genomic DNA from Lotus japonicus ecotype B-129 chromosome 1, LjGifu_v1.2. It encodes these proteins:
- the LOC130724636 gene encoding uncharacterized protein LOC130724636, with the protein product MAGGSSNRGCRGGKGRGSPRQKKGKHVVPEHGTCEKPTYDPTSWWGEKFPDNFKFRPIARNLVNVHVWHSGKFVSEPSLDYLNGICFTVDKWDVDEINSIDLGKVVKRLGYVSFNIWYRHPDFGLSSGCKPFRDDGDVVAFLNDVKGHSEVDFYVEHLVEEVPELVDDFQFLEYTQAGQGEGVKENGEGSVGEGSVEGLNDGQGGSGEGQNEIVYEDCEVVGEGVNEGQNEIVNEDCEVVGEAVNEGQHEILNEDCDVAGEGLDEGQHEILNEDCQVAGEGLDEGQHEILNEDCQVAGEGLDGKDDSEISLDDSDFDEKWEWSKVLPTFGSVDEDQVATKDKNPACLDEFANEDGASDDLETPPDSDDEIGQQRKKFPIFKLPPDGAEVKFVVGQKFTTSKLFKTAIKEYALQRRKNVILEKSDSKRVVIKCEGECPFYCRLSKYEQNNFWQIVSLVDEHLCYRTSKNRHARPKLLAKKLMQTIRHNPGMKCNSVVAEGQLRWGVVLNRFQASRIRTAAKKMIDGAEQEQYKHLRSYANELLRSNPNSTVIIKSEMGADGPVFQRIYVCFAACRMAFARHCRPLIGLDGCFLKGVYGGQLLTAVGKDGNNQMFTIAFAVVEAETRDSWEWFVSLLLDDLNTIQSRRWSFISDQQKGLVPTLAALSEDVDHRVCVRHVYGNWRKKYLGEEMKNALWSAARSCTVPQFDRAMQKLKEMNEEAWKDLCEIPLKQWAKAHFSTHSLCDLQVNNMCEAFNMAILEHRDKPIISLIEGLKHYISSRIVKQRDLMLRYKGNICPMIQEKLEAHKLAAQNWAPHWNGDTLNSKFEVTDGTNKYRVELAKNHCACRRWDLTGIPCCHAIPCMWHNRTHPEEYVDNYYRRDTFLSTYAYIIEPNNGPMLWPVSDLPPLNPPYVRRAPGRPKTQRNKKNDEPRNPYKLARNQTKVKCSRCGKWGHNIRTCGGKTGADREIEKGGNKQNSKKTHPKPRTRSARTADAPLKPTYKPAAKGKRKTKASEPTASQPMTAQANGSQANASQPQSQANGSQPNASQPQSQANGSQPNASQPHSQGSTITASLPPAGVARRGRKRSRAGLGTQESTS